In Triticum urartu cultivar G1812 chromosome 6, Tu2.1, whole genome shotgun sequence, the following proteins share a genomic window:
- the LOC125516046 gene encoding OVARIAN TUMOR DOMAIN-containing deubiquitinating enzyme 2, with protein sequence MDGVVVRRVIPSDNSCLFNAVGYVMEHNKNKASELRQVIAAAVASDPEKYNEAFLGKPNEAYCAWIMDPDKWGGAIELSILSEYYGREIAAYDIQTTRCDLYGQGKNYNERAMLIYDGLHYDALATSPAEGAPEEFDQTIYVVDQNRSIGPVEGLALNLAKEAHRKRSYTDTANFTLRCGVCQIGVIGQKEAVEHAQATGHVNFQEYK encoded by the exons ATGGATGGCGTTGTTGTGAGGAGAGTGATCCCTTCGGACAACAGTTGCCTCTTCAATGCCGTCGG TTATGTGATGGAGCATAACAAAAATAAGGCTTCTGAGCTCAGACAG GTCATAGCAGCAGCGGTTGCAAGTGATCCTGAAAAGTACAACGAAGCATTTCTTGGGAAACCAAATGAAGCGTATTGTGCTTGGATTATGGACCCTGATAAGTGGGGAG GTGCCATAGAACTTTCAATTCTGTCAGAATATTATGGGCGTGAAATTGCTGCATATGACATCCAGACAACACGATGTGATCTGTATGGTCAG GGGAAGAACTACAATGAGAGGGCAATGCTCATTTATGATGGGTTGCATTACGATGCTTTAGCA ACGTCTCCAGCTGAAGGGGCACCAGAAGAATTTGATCAGACCATCTACGTTGTTGACCAGAACCGTTCAATTGGTCCAGTAGAAGGCCTTGCTCTGAACTTAGCGAAGGAGGCACATAG GAAGAGGAGCTACACAGACACCGCAAACTTTACATTGCGCTGCGGCGTGTGCCAAATTGGTGTCATTGGTCAAAAG GAAGCTGTGGAACACGCACAAGCCACCGGCCATGTCAATTTCCAAGAATACAAATGA